A portion of the Acidimicrobiales bacterium genome contains these proteins:
- a CDS encoding NADH:flavin oxidoreductase, whose product MTASATGGVAAATAVEPFAPAPLGPLTLRNRVIKAATFEGLTRKHVVNDRLVEFHRVVAAGGVGMTTLAFCAVSPDGCATPNEIVIIPEMAPGLAHLAEAVHAEGAAVSAQLGHAGAVAAATGHRGVSPSPVFSPLAMRRTRQIGVDQIVRVVDDFARSARLVADAGFDAVEVHMGHGYLLSEFLSPSLNKRTDEWGGSLENRARFPLEVVRAVRSAVGDGVAVLVKLNMADGVPGGLWLDESVAVARMLEADGAAHALELTAGSSLQNPMYLFRGEAPMAEMARTMPKLIRPAFRLVGARFLKSYPFEEAYLLPYARQFRAAVGLPLVLLGGINRLDTVRLALDEGFDFVAMGRALLREPDLLRRWQEGATGESLCVHCNKCMATIYRGTRCVLVED is encoded by the coding sequence ATGACCGCTTCCGCCACCGGCGGCGTTGCCGCTGCCACTGCCGTCGAGCCGTTCGCTCCGGCACCGCTGGGGCCGCTGACTCTGCGCAACCGGGTGATCAAGGCCGCCACCTTCGAGGGGCTGACCCGGAAGCACGTGGTGAACGACCGGCTGGTGGAGTTCCACCGGGTGGTCGCGGCCGGGGGAGTGGGGATGACGACGCTGGCGTTCTGCGCCGTGTCGCCCGACGGCTGCGCCACCCCCAACGAGATCGTGATCATCCCGGAGATGGCGCCGGGCCTGGCCCACCTCGCCGAGGCCGTGCACGCCGAGGGGGCGGCGGTGTCGGCCCAGCTGGGCCATGCCGGCGCCGTGGCCGCGGCGACCGGGCACCGGGGCGTGTCGCCGTCGCCGGTGTTCAGCCCGCTGGCCATGCGGCGGACCCGGCAGATCGGCGTCGACCAGATCGTCCGGGTGGTCGACGACTTCGCCCGGTCCGCCCGCCTGGTGGCCGACGCCGGGTTCGACGCCGTCGAGGTCCACATGGGCCACGGCTACCTGCTCAGCGAGTTCCTGAGCCCTTCGCTCAACAAGCGGACCGACGAGTGGGGCGGGTCGCTGGAGAACCGGGCCCGGTTCCCGCTCGAGGTGGTGCGGGCCGTGCGATCGGCCGTGGGTGACGGGGTGGCGGTGCTGGTCAAGCTCAACATGGCCGACGGCGTGCCGGGCGGGCTGTGGCTCGACGAGAGCGTCGCCGTGGCCCGGATGCTGGAGGCCGACGGGGCCGCCCACGCCCTGGAGCTGACCGCCGGCAGCTCGCTCCAGAACCCGATGTACCTGTTCCGGGGCGAGGCGCCGATGGCCGAGATGGCCCGGACGATGCCGAAGCTGATCCGGCCGGCGTTCCGGCTGGTGGGGGCGAGGTTCCTGAAGTCGTACCCGTTCGAGGAGGCCTACCTGCTGCCCTACGCCCGGCAGTTCAGGGCCGCCGTCGGGCTGCCGCTGGTGCTGCTCGGGGGCATCAACCGGCTCGACACGGTGCGCCTGGCGCTCGACGAGGGCTTCGACTTCGTCGCCATGGGCCGGGCGCTGTTGCGGGAGCCCGACCTGCTGCGGCGCTGGCAGGAGGGCGCGACCGGCGAGTCGCTGTGCGTGCACTGCAACAAGTGCATGGCCACGATCTACCGCGGCACCCGCTGCGTCCTCGTGGAGGACTGA
- a CDS encoding VOC family protein, translating to MTLQLANVSFDCDDALKVATFWSAVLDRPLDADASEDFASIGAGSHGTGGQGWLFTKVPEPKVAKNRCHVDLHADDRDGVQSEVDRLVGLGATVLRDPKEEFGVYWGTLQDPEGNELCLAAP from the coding sequence ATGACGCTGCAACTCGCCAACGTGTCCTTCGACTGCGACGACGCGCTGAAGGTCGCCACCTTCTGGTCGGCGGTGCTCGACCGTCCGCTCGACGCCGACGCGAGCGAGGACTTCGCCTCCATCGGCGCCGGCTCCCATGGCACGGGCGGTCAGGGCTGGCTGTTCACCAAGGTCCCGGAGCCCAAGGTCGCCAAGAACCGCTGCCACGTCGACCTCCACGCCGACGACCGGGACGGGGTCCAGAGCGAGGTCGACCGCCTCGTCGGCCTGGGAGCCACCGTGCTGCGCGACCCCAAGGAGGAGTTCGGCGTCTACTGGGGCACCCTCCAGGACCCCGAGGGCAACGAGCTCTGCCTCGCCGCCCCCTGA
- a CDS encoding ABC transporter substrate-binding protein, producing the protein MRARVGDRWIGLVVAGALALASTAACSIGDEQGNDDAASGEPVAVEQQVRVPSDEAIGDGCGEASATESADLAADRTVARCAPGFPEPQPLPSQVTLRVGIEDRGEDLAPVLLADRLDELAAENLDVEIVEESDPAKLWQALGRGEIDVMVGDLDAPFFDQVSDGTGVRLVLGGALARRANDVATPQPGLWIRGDKMSASDSYHDLEGSGFAIPDGIDDAAAASMTAVLRQDDLSLNEVRIDLTGGADAAALLRDGKVTGAWLDDTAWPSVQGDHRFRLVATLPASESLGGVVLAPRLVDHDRDRAVGLAFVRAIIRTVNTYLADDYQADDEVVAALAEATGLSADELRATPPWLFDWEVRSGTTDRIQDTFVQLGSVLYEESLPQRDIADLTLYRDVVAPELAPAAQDQA; encoded by the coding sequence GTGCGGGCACGTGTGGGCGACAGGTGGATCGGCCTGGTGGTGGCGGGTGCGCTCGCGCTCGCGTCCACGGCGGCGTGCAGCATCGGCGACGAGCAGGGCAACGACGACGCCGCGTCGGGTGAACCGGTCGCCGTCGAGCAGCAGGTCCGGGTGCCCTCCGATGAGGCCATCGGCGACGGCTGCGGCGAGGCGTCGGCCACCGAGTCGGCCGACCTGGCCGCCGACCGCACCGTCGCCCGCTGTGCCCCCGGCTTTCCCGAGCCGCAGCCGTTGCCGAGCCAGGTGACGCTGCGGGTCGGCATCGAGGACCGCGGTGAGGACCTCGCCCCGGTCCTGCTCGCCGACCGGCTCGACGAGCTCGCGGCCGAGAACCTGGACGTCGAGATCGTCGAGGAGTCGGACCCCGCGAAGCTGTGGCAGGCCCTCGGCCGCGGCGAGATCGACGTGATGGTCGGCGACCTCGACGCCCCCTTCTTCGACCAGGTGAGCGACGGCACGGGCGTGCGCCTGGTGCTGGGCGGGGCGCTGGCGCGGCGGGCCAACGACGTGGCGACGCCGCAGCCGGGCCTCTGGATCCGGGGCGACAAGATGAGCGCCTCCGACAGCTACCACGACCTCGAGGGGTCGGGCTTCGCCATCCCCGACGGCATCGACGACGCGGCCGCCGCGTCGATGACCGCCGTCCTCCGCCAGGACGACCTGTCGCTCAACGAGGTGCGCATCGACCTCACCGGCGGGGCCGACGCCGCCGCGCTGCTCCGCGACGGCAAGGTGACCGGCGCCTGGCTCGACGACACGGCGTGGCCTTCCGTCCAGGGTGACCACCGGTTCCGCCTGGTGGCGACGCTGCCGGCCTCGGAGTCGCTGGGCGGGGTGGTGCTCGCGCCCCGGCTGGTCGACCACGACCGCGACCGGGCGGTGGGGCTCGCCTTCGTCCGGGCGATCATCCGCACGGTCAACACCTACCTGGCCGACGACTACCAGGCCGACGACGAAGTGGTGGCCGCCCTCGCCGAGGCCACCGGCCTGTCCGCCGACGAGCTGCGGGCCACGCCCCCGTGGCTGTTCGACTGGGAGGTGCGCTCGGGCACGACCGACCGGATCCAGGACACGTTCGTGCAGCTCGGGTCGGTGCTCTACGAGGAGTCGCTCCCCCAGCGCGACATCGCCGACCTCACCCTCTACCGCGACGTGGTGGCGCCGGAGTTGGCACCGGCCGCCCAGGACCAGGCGTAG
- the fahA gene encoding fumarylacetoacetase gives MLTSWVVGADGSGFPAEHLPYGVFAEPGGVPRVGARIGDHVVDLARLAQDRVLDGPFAQPSLNGFMAEGPARWRLVRETLTELVCNTDFRDAVGPALLPLDAVALQLPFTVADYVDFYSSIHHATNVGRLFRPDAEPLLPNWRHLPVGYHGRAGTVVVSGSPVVRPSGQLGPGPDGAVGFGPSARLDIELEVGFVVGVPSMPARPVTVATAPAHVFGVVLVNDWSARDVQAWEYQPLGPFLGKSFATSVSAWVTPLAALSACRVPGPRQEPPPLPHLAPVPEEPWGLALDLAVDLRPSGVEADGGGDPATVSATSFADMYWQFPQQIAHLTSNGAHLRNGDLLASGTVSGPTRGSEGSLLELTRGGAEPLVVGGATRSFLEDGDEVTLRGSAAVAPDVTLTLGEVRGRIVPA, from the coding sequence GTGCTGACGTCGTGGGTGGTGGGCGCTGACGGGTCGGGGTTCCCGGCGGAGCACCTGCCCTACGGCGTGTTCGCCGAGCCCGGCGGGGTGCCGCGGGTGGGCGCCCGCATCGGCGACCACGTGGTCGACCTGGCCCGGTTGGCGCAGGACCGGGTGCTCGACGGGCCGTTCGCGCAGCCGTCGCTCAACGGGTTCATGGCCGAGGGGCCGGCCCGCTGGCGGCTGGTGCGGGAGACGCTCACCGAGCTCGTCTGCAACACCGACTTCCGGGATGCCGTCGGCCCGGCGCTGCTGCCCCTCGATGCCGTGGCCCTGCAGCTGCCGTTCACGGTGGCCGACTACGTCGACTTCTACAGCTCGATCCACCACGCCACGAACGTGGGCCGGCTGTTCCGTCCCGACGCCGAGCCGCTGCTGCCCAACTGGCGGCACCTGCCGGTCGGCTACCACGGGCGGGCAGGGACGGTGGTGGTGTCGGGGTCGCCGGTGGTCCGGCCGTCGGGGCAGCTCGGGCCGGGGCCCGACGGGGCGGTGGGGTTCGGGCCGAGCGCCCGGCTCGACATCGAGTTGGAGGTGGGGTTCGTCGTCGGCGTGCCGAGCATGCCGGCCCGGCCGGTGACGGTGGCGACCGCGCCGGCGCACGTGTTCGGGGTGGTGCTGGTGAACGACTGGTCGGCGCGGGACGTCCAGGCCTGGGAGTACCAGCCGCTGGGGCCGTTCCTGGGCAAGTCGTTCGCCACGTCGGTGTCGGCCTGGGTGACGCCGCTGGCGGCCCTGTCGGCCTGCCGCGTGCCGGGGCCTCGGCAGGAGCCGCCCCCGCTGCCGCACCTGGCGCCCGTGCCCGAGGAGCCGTGGGGCCTGGCGCTCGACCTCGCCGTCGACCTGCGGCCGTCGGGAGTCGAGGCTGACGGCGGTGGCGACCCGGCCACGGTGTCCGCCACGTCGTTCGCCGACATGTACTGGCAGTTCCCGCAGCAGATCGCCCACCTGACGTCGAACGGGGCGCACCTGCGCAACGGCGACCTGCTGGCCTCGGGCACGGTGTCGGGGCCGACCCGGGGGAGCGAGGGCAGCCTGCTGGAGCTGACCCGGGGCGGAGCGGAGCCGCTGGTGGTGGGCGGTGCCACCCGGTCGTTCCTGGAGGACGGCGACGAGGTGACGCTGCGGGGCTCGGCGGCGGTCGCCCCCGACGTGACGTTGACCCTGGGCGAGGTGCGGGGCCGTATCGTGCCGGCATGA
- a CDS encoding HipA domain-containing protein, producing MPFLIIDVSGWPPAREEQLGTKPKQWLARPSDGGLWLWKESTWNVGKGGDPYRKGDDWSERIACEVGRALGIPVAEVELASHHGRLGVVSRRFVNSSEGLVHGNELLAQQNDPCSAPTYTVGTVMSVLSDVAPPDDHHALPTAIDWFAGYLVLDALVGNTDRHIENWGVIRRTGDPDRLAPSFDHASSLGFLLDDDQRAELLEGRDINRTVQAFASRTRTKFDDRPHTADAALDLLAQLDPETRQHWITRVTSLESIDDVLHRVPASSMSETARAFASSLYQENHAKLSQGFRSLST from the coding sequence ATGCCGTTCCTCATCATTGACGTATCAGGCTGGCCACCCGCCAGGGAGGAGCAACTCGGCACCAAGCCGAAGCAATGGCTGGCCCGCCCTTCCGATGGTGGGCTCTGGCTATGGAAGGAGTCGACCTGGAACGTCGGCAAAGGCGGGGACCCCTACCGAAAGGGCGATGACTGGTCCGAGCGAATCGCGTGCGAGGTCGGGCGAGCTCTCGGCATTCCAGTTGCCGAGGTCGAGCTTGCCTCCCACCACGGACGTCTCGGCGTTGTCAGCCGACGTTTCGTGAACAGCTCCGAGGGACTGGTTCATGGCAACGAGCTCCTCGCGCAGCAGAACGATCCGTGTAGCGCCCCGACCTACACGGTTGGGACGGTGATGTCGGTTCTCTCGGACGTGGCGCCGCCGGACGATCACCATGCGTTGCCAACTGCTATCGACTGGTTCGCCGGCTACCTGGTTCTCGATGCACTCGTCGGCAACACCGATCGTCACATCGAGAATTGGGGAGTCATCCGTCGCACGGGTGATCCGGACCGACTCGCTCCAAGTTTCGACCACGCCTCCAGCTTGGGATTCCTGCTCGACGATGACCAGCGGGCCGAGCTTCTGGAAGGCCGCGACATCAACCGCACAGTCCAGGCCTTTGCCTCCCGGACCCGTACGAAGTTCGACGATCGCCCGCACACAGCCGATGCCGCCCTCGATCTCCTCGCCCAACTGGATCCAGAGACTCGACAGCACTGGATCACCCGGGTGACGTCCTTGGAGTCCATCGATGATGTCCTGCACCGGGTCCCTGCCAGCAGCATGAGCGAGACGGCTCGAGCCTTTGCTTCGAGTCTCTACCAGGAGAATCACGCCAAATTGTCACAGGGCTTTCGTAGTCTGAGTACATGA
- a CDS encoding HIRAN domain-containing protein codes for MTSEHGSTERRLYVSWRDPIGSIHPIGMLVRRRGAEGERFLFAYLKLAEQLPEFRPLPGLPELHRRYESRSLFPVFANRVMPRSRPDFDLLAHRVDLDGDADPFEVMARSGGVRATDRIEVFSGPVRTAENRTTCLFFARGIRHIEGAEQAVADLVPGDRLVLTLDPMNDFNPRAMLMRVSDGRSVGYVPDYLLEHIHELRDLNGSDPEILVEHVNDETTAPHLRLLCRLDAPWPPGYEPFSDAQFRPLASLA; via the coding sequence ATGACCAGCGAACACGGCTCGACCGAGCGTCGTCTCTACGTGTCCTGGCGCGACCCGATCGGCTCGATCCATCCGATCGGCATGCTTGTTCGACGTCGAGGTGCAGAAGGCGAGCGGTTCCTCTTCGCCTATCTGAAGCTGGCCGAGCAACTCCCCGAGTTCAGGCCGCTACCTGGCTTGCCAGAGCTGCACAGGCGTTACGAGAGCCGATCGCTGTTCCCTGTGTTCGCTAACCGTGTTATGCCTCGGAGCCGACCGGACTTCGACCTCCTTGCTCATCGCGTCGACCTCGATGGCGATGCGGATCCCTTCGAGGTCATGGCCCGTAGCGGAGGCGTGCGTGCCACCGATCGGATCGAGGTCTTCTCGGGACCTGTGCGGACAGCGGAGAACCGAACGACTTGTCTCTTCTTCGCTCGAGGTATCCGGCACATCGAGGGTGCTGAGCAAGCAGTCGCTGACCTGGTACCGGGGGATCGACTCGTGCTGACCCTCGACCCGATGAATGACTTCAACCCTCGGGCCATGCTGATGCGAGTCAGCGACGGACGCTCCGTCGGATACGTCCCCGACTATCTCCTCGAGCACATCCACGAGCTTCGCGATCTAAACGGTTCCGACCCAGAGATCCTGGTCGAGCACGTCAACGACGAGACAACGGCACCGCATCTCCGCCTCCTTTGCCGTCTAGATGCTCCTTGGCCACCTGGCTACGAACCCTTCTCCGACGCGCAGTTCAGGCCGTTGGCGTCGCTCGCTTGA
- a CDS encoding MerR family transcriptional regulator: MSDGSMTIGTFSRASLLSVKTLRAYHEAGILVPAQVDPRTGYRVYHSSQLTDAAVVLRLRQLDLPLEQVRQIVTARDPEVTRRLLSEHTARMQSRLDDVARIVTELQDTATHPEAHTPVHVRDEGAVHTLSRRGRVSEATFASFLGHAYDELERMAARLGVSPSGPPGGLYPPEIVDDDAEDVEAYLPLPAPVGLPDDRGDVFLGEVPAARVAVATHLGPYDTISEQYRRLGGWVAENATPADLPVREIYVVSYDQTDDPGRFRTEIHWPITTGG, encoded by the coding sequence ATGAGCGACGGGTCGATGACCATCGGGACCTTCTCCCGGGCGAGCCTGCTGTCGGTGAAGACGCTGCGGGCCTACCACGAGGCCGGCATCCTCGTGCCCGCCCAGGTCGACCCCCGCACGGGCTACCGGGTGTACCACTCGTCGCAGCTCACCGACGCCGCCGTGGTGCTGCGGCTGCGGCAGCTCGACCTGCCGCTCGAGCAGGTGCGCCAGATCGTGACCGCCCGCGACCCCGAGGTGACCCGCCGGCTGCTGTCCGAGCACACCGCCCGGATGCAGTCCCGGCTCGACGACGTCGCCCGCATCGTCACCGAGCTGCAGGACACCGCCACGCACCCCGAGGCGCACACGCCGGTGCACGTCCGGGACGAGGGTGCGGTGCACACGCTCAGCCGCCGGGGGCGGGTCAGCGAGGCGACGTTCGCGTCGTTCCTGGGCCATGCCTACGACGAGCTGGAGCGGATGGCGGCGCGGCTGGGGGTGTCGCCGTCGGGGCCGCCGGGTGGGCTCTACCCGCCGGAGATCGTCGACGACGACGCCGAGGACGTCGAGGCGTACCTGCCGCTGCCGGCGCCCGTGGGCCTGCCCGACGACCGCGGTGACGTGTTCCTGGGCGAGGTGCCGGCGGCGCGGGTGGCCGTGGCGACCCACCTGGGGCCGTACGACACGATCTCCGAGCAGTACCGGCGGCTGGGAGGCTGGGTGGCCGAGAACGCCACGCCGGCCGACCTGCCCGTGCGAGAGATCTACGTGGTGAGCTACGACCAGACCGACGACCCCGGGCGCTTCCGCACCGAGATCCACTGGCCGATCACCACCGGGGGCTAG
- a CDS encoding FAD-binding oxidoreductase → MSGSGDLDGFLAEAGKVVGERHVLTDPADTAGHVVDWTRRWTGSTGGVVRPADTDEVAGLVAAARRYHVALVAQGGNTGLVGGAIPQAADQVVVDLRRLSVLAPVDELAAQVTVGAGVTLAALQAHARAAGLRFGVDLGARDSATVGGMVATNAGGLHVVRFGAMRSQVVGVEAVLGTGAVVSRLSGLVKDNTGYDLAQLLCGSEGTLGLVTKVRLRLVPPPGEQVVGLLAVDSVATAVALAAGLRRHLPGVQALELMDGDNFRLVADHLGVPPPVAPDAGAFLLVEVEGADDPTEGLARALANADVLDAAVATSGPDRARLWRFREAHSEVGATFGVVHKLDVTLPTAAFAEFCVDVRAEVAARWPDAVTLLFGHVGDGNVHVNVVLPETAGADSGEELDDLVLGLVVARGGSISAEHGIGIAKQRWLARDRSPDELSAMRAIKAALDPDGILNPSVLLGPP, encoded by the coding sequence ATGAGCGGTAGCGGCGACCTCGACGGCTTCCTCGCGGAGGCCGGCAAGGTGGTGGGGGAGCGGCACGTGCTCACCGACCCGGCCGACACCGCCGGACACGTGGTCGACTGGACCCGGCGCTGGACCGGCAGCACGGGCGGGGTGGTGCGGCCCGCCGACACCGACGAGGTCGCCGGCCTCGTCGCCGCCGCCCGTCGCTACCACGTCGCACTGGTGGCCCAGGGCGGCAACACGGGGCTGGTCGGCGGCGCCATCCCGCAGGCGGCGGACCAGGTGGTGGTCGACCTGCGCCGGCTCTCGGTGCTGGCCCCGGTGGACGAGCTGGCCGCCCAGGTGACGGTCGGGGCCGGCGTCACCCTGGCGGCGTTGCAGGCCCACGCCCGGGCGGCGGGCCTGCGCTTCGGCGTCGACCTGGGCGCCCGCGACTCGGCGACCGTGGGCGGCATGGTGGCGACCAACGCCGGCGGGCTGCACGTGGTGCGCTTCGGGGCCATGCGGTCGCAGGTGGTCGGCGTCGAGGCGGTGCTGGGGACGGGTGCCGTGGTGAGCCGCCTGTCGGGGCTGGTGAAGGACAACACGGGTTACGACCTGGCGCAGCTCCTGTGCGGCAGCGAGGGCACGTTGGGGCTGGTCACGAAGGTGCGGCTGCGGCTGGTCCCGCCGCCCGGGGAGCAGGTGGTCGGCCTGCTGGCGGTCGACTCCGTGGCGACGGCGGTGGCCCTGGCCGCGGGGCTGCGACGGCACCTGCCGGGCGTGCAGGCGCTGGAGCTGATGGACGGCGACAACTTCCGCCTGGTCGCCGACCACCTCGGCGTGCCCCCACCCGTCGCTCCCGACGCCGGAGCGTTCCTCCTGGTCGAGGTGGAGGGCGCCGACGACCCGACCGAGGGCCTGGCCCGGGCGCTCGCCAACGCCGACGTGCTCGACGCGGCCGTCGCCACGTCCGGTCCCGACCGTGCCCGGCTGTGGCGGTTCCGCGAAGCCCACTCCGAGGTCGGGGCGACGTTCGGTGTGGTCCACAAGCTCGACGTCACCCTGCCCACCGCGGCGTTCGCCGAGTTCTGCGTCGACGTGCGGGCCGAGGTGGCAGCGCGGTGGCCGGACGCGGTGACGCTGCTGTTCGGCCACGTCGGCGACGGGAACGTCCACGTCAACGTCGTGCTGCCGGAGACCGCCGGCGCCGATTCGGGCGAGGAGCTCGACGACCTGGTGCTGGGGCTGGTGGTGGCGCGGGGCGGGTCGATCAGCGCCGAGCACGGCATCGGCATCGCCAAGCAGCGCTGGCTGGCCCGCGACCGCAGCCCCGACGAGCTGTCCGCCATGCGCGCCATCAAGGCCGCCCTCGACCCCGACGGCATCCTCAACCCGTCGGTGCTGCTGGGGCCTCCTTGA
- a CDS encoding homogentisate 1,2-dioxygenase translates to MTYYRRIGDIPPKRHTQFRTADGALYAEELMGQDGFSAASALLYHRHAPTALLGADDVDEPPGDGDGAGRDLEPNRPLLPRHLRTGDLDGGGDLVTGRTVLLANDDLRLAVAAPTEPSGLYRNATGDELVYLRRGALRLESSFGVLDCREGDYVVVPTGTTHRWVPTSPAGDPIDVLVVEAQGHVGPPARYLSARGQFLEHSPYCERDLHAPTEPLLADDDPADAGPAEVLVRHRGGLTRYRYAHHPFDVVGWDGCLYPYRFSIHDFEPITGRVHQPPPVHQTFAGPNFVVCSFVPRKLDYHPLAVPVPYNHSNTDSDEVLYYCAGNFTSRRGSGIAEGSISLHPAGFTHGPQPGSVEAGLGEERTEELAVMVDTFRPLQLAAGARACEDPDYAWSWAAGANSGATTSR, encoded by the coding sequence ATGACGTACTACCGACGAATTGGTGACATTCCGCCCAAACGGCACACCCAGTTCCGGACGGCCGACGGGGCGCTGTACGCCGAGGAGCTCATGGGGCAGGACGGCTTCTCCGCCGCGTCGGCGCTGCTCTACCACCGTCACGCCCCCACGGCGCTGCTCGGCGCCGACGACGTGGACGAGCCTCCGGGCGACGGCGACGGCGCTGGCCGGGACCTTGAGCCGAACCGGCCCCTCCTCCCCCGCCACCTCCGCACCGGCGACCTCGACGGCGGGGGCGATCTCGTCACCGGCCGCACCGTCCTGCTCGCCAACGACGACCTCCGCCTCGCCGTCGCCGCGCCCACCGAGCCCAGCGGCCTCTACCGCAACGCCACCGGCGACGAGCTGGTGTACCTGCGCCGGGGCGCCCTGCGATTGGAGTCGAGCTTCGGGGTGCTCGACTGCCGGGAGGGCGACTACGTGGTCGTGCCCACCGGCACCACCCACCGCTGGGTGCCGACGTCGCCGGCGGGCGATCCGATCGACGTCCTGGTGGTCGAGGCGCAGGGCCACGTCGGCCCGCCGGCCCGCTACCTGTCGGCCCGGGGCCAGTTCCTGGAGCACAGCCCCTACTGCGAGCGCGACCTGCACGCCCCCACCGAGCCCCTGCTGGCCGACGACGACCCCGCCGATGCCGGGCCGGCCGAGGTCCTCGTCCGGCACCGGGGCGGCCTCACCCGCTACCGCTACGCCCACCACCCGTTCGACGTGGTCGGCTGGGACGGCTGCCTCTACCCCTACCGGTTCTCGATCCACGACTTCGAGCCGATCACCGGCCGGGTCCACCAGCCGCCGCCGGTCCACCAGACCTTCGCCGGCCCCAACTTCGTGGTGTGCAGCTTCGTGCCCCGCAAGCTCGACTACCACCCCCTCGCCGTGCCGGTGCCCTACAACCACTCCAACACCGACAGCGACGAGGTCCTCTACTACTGCGCCGGCAACTTCACGAGCCGCCGGGGGTCGGGCATCGCCGAGGGGTCGATCAGCCTCCACCCCGCCGGCTTCACCCACGGGCCCCAGCCGGGCAGCGTCGAGGCGGGCCTGGGCGAGGAGCGCACCGAGGAGCTGGCGGTGATGGTCGACACCTTCCGCCCGCTGCAGCTGGCCGCCGGCGCCCGGGCCTGCGAGGACCCCGACTACGCCTGGTCCTGGGCGGCCGGTGCCAACTCCGGCGCCACCACGTCGCGGTAG